In Kangiella profundi, one DNA window encodes the following:
- a CDS encoding M1 family metallopeptidase: protein MKKHHHLIYSLTLVAALAGCQQESEEAAEKQQASEAATSEVVTKEVEVSKVEKTEVRKKHNPIDDHTYGNLHEVDLKHLDLDLTVDFEEKSLKGFVDLSFERLKDNVSELILDTRDIDVSKVELNKNDQWIAGDFELAEKDEVMGSKLTIKLEEGVNKVRVHYATQPQASGLQWLTPEQTDGKKHPFMYSQAQAIHARSFVPVQDSPAVRITYNATIRTPKELLAVMSAFNEPDTALDGEYHFEMPQAIPTYLIAIGVGDLKFKAMSDRTGVYAEPAVLDAAVAEFDDTEEMVKVTEELYGPYRWGRYDLLILPPAFPYGGMENPRLSFITPTVIAGDKSLVSLIAHELAHSWSGNLVTNANWHDFWLNEGFTSYVENRIMEELFGRERALMEQSLSVQDLRQAVQDLPKEYTVLNVDLKGADPDDAFSTVPYTKGQMFLVWLEEKFGREVFDAFLVDYFDHFAFQSITTQQFEAYLKENLLDKHPGVVTDEQIHTWIHEPMLPEMMPNPTSDAFEVVDAKTKQLLSGEITLDQLGTEEWTVHEWLHFINNLPAGLPQDDMMALDAKFKLTESTNNEIAHAWLLLSLKAGYDVVMPRLQDYLISIGRRKLIVPLYKQLMETEQGAEFAKRVYKVARPGYHPLAQATLDEVVK from the coding sequence ATGAAAAAACACCATCACCTTATTTATTCCCTGACATTAGTTGCGGCTCTGGCCGGTTGCCAGCAGGAGTCGGAAGAGGCTGCAGAAAAGCAGCAGGCTTCAGAAGCTGCTACTTCTGAAGTTGTTACTAAAGAAGTGGAAGTATCTAAAGTCGAAAAAACAGAAGTTCGTAAGAAACATAATCCCATAGACGATCATACTTATGGAAATCTACATGAAGTTGATTTGAAGCATCTGGACTTGGATTTAACTGTAGATTTCGAAGAAAAGTCATTGAAAGGCTTCGTTGACCTCAGCTTTGAGCGCTTGAAGGATAATGTAAGTGAATTGATTCTGGATACACGTGACATTGATGTTTCTAAAGTTGAACTCAATAAAAATGATCAGTGGATTGCTGGCGATTTTGAGTTGGCTGAAAAAGATGAAGTCATGGGCTCTAAGTTAACAATCAAGCTAGAAGAGGGCGTTAACAAGGTACGTGTGCATTATGCGACTCAACCTCAGGCTAGCGGACTGCAGTGGCTAACTCCTGAACAGACTGACGGTAAAAAGCATCCATTCATGTACAGTCAGGCGCAGGCAATTCATGCTCGTAGTTTTGTACCTGTACAGGATAGTCCGGCTGTACGCATAACCTACAATGCAACAATTAGAACTCCTAAAGAATTGCTGGCGGTTATGAGTGCTTTCAATGAACCAGACACAGCACTTGATGGCGAGTATCATTTTGAAATGCCTCAGGCCATACCAACTTATCTGATTGCGATTGGTGTTGGTGATCTTAAGTTTAAGGCTATGAGTGACAGAACCGGCGTTTATGCCGAGCCAGCAGTTTTAGACGCTGCGGTTGCCGAGTTTGATGATACCGAAGAAATGGTCAAAGTGACTGAAGAGCTTTATGGTCCTTATCGTTGGGGGCGTTACGATCTATTGATTTTACCACCTGCTTTTCCTTATGGCGGTATGGAAAATCCTCGTCTATCATTTATTACGCCTACCGTAATTGCTGGCGACAAAAGTCTGGTTAGTTTAATCGCTCATGAGCTAGCACACTCCTGGTCTGGCAATTTGGTAACTAACGCAAATTGGCATGACTTCTGGCTAAACGAAGGTTTCACTTCCTATGTTGAGAATCGCATTATGGAAGAGCTTTTTGGACGTGAACGCGCTTTGATGGAGCAGTCTTTATCGGTTCAGGATTTACGCCAGGCTGTTCAGGATCTACCAAAAGAATACACCGTATTGAATGTTGATTTAAAAGGTGCCGATCCTGATGATGCTTTCTCTACCGTGCCATACACTAAAGGTCAAATGTTCCTGGTCTGGTTAGAAGAAAAATTTGGTCGTGAAGTGTTTGATGCGTTTTTGGTTGATTATTTTGATCACTTCGCATTCCAAAGTATCACAACCCAGCAGTTTGAAGCTTACTTAAAAGAAAATCTGTTAGATAAGCATCCGGGAGTCGTAACTGACGAGCAAATCCATACCTGGATTCATGAGCCTATGCTTCCTGAGATGATGCCAAACCCAACTTCTGATGCTTTTGAAGTTGTTGATGCAAAAACCAAACAGTTGCTGTCAGGTGAAATCACTTTGGATCAGCTTGGCACAGAGGAATGGACAGTTCATGAATGGTTGCACTTTATTAATAATTTACCTGCTGGTTTGCCACAGGATGACATGATGGCTTTGGATGCTAAGTTTAAACTGACCGAGTCAACCAATAACGAAATTGCTCACGCATGGTTATTGTTGTCGCTTAAGGCTGGCTATGATGTGGTCATGCCTCGCTTACAGGATTATCTCATCAGCATCGGACGTCGCAAGTTGATTGTGCCTCTGTACAAGCAATTGATGGAAACAGAGCAGGGCGCAGAGTTTGCGAAACGTGTCTATAAAGTGGCGCGTCCTGGTTATCATCCCTTAGCTCAGGCTACACTGGATGAAGTTGTAAAATAA
- a CDS encoding YegP family protein translates to MAGKFVVSKGKDGKLYFVLKAGNGETILQSQGYSSQAACENGIESVRKNSLNADRFSKETAKDGRFYFTLNATNGQQIGKSQMYKSESGRNNGIVSVAKNAQDAKVETEAAA, encoded by the coding sequence ATGGCAGGTAAATTTGTTGTATCAAAAGGAAAAGATGGGAAGCTATATTTCGTGCTAAAAGCCGGTAATGGTGAAACTATACTTCAAAGTCAGGGCTACAGTTCGCAGGCAGCTTGTGAAAATGGAATTGAGTCAGTCCGTAAAAACTCACTTAATGCAGATAGGTTTTCAAAAGAAACTGCAAAAGATGGACGTTTTTACTTCACGTTAAATGCCACTAATGGCCAGCAGATTGGTAAGAGCCAGATGTATAAGTCGGAAAGTGGTCGTAATAATGGCATTGTATCAGTTGCAAAAAATGCACAAGATGCAAAAGTAGAAACTGAAGCTGCGGCTTAA
- a CDS encoding carboxymuconolactone decarboxylase family protein: MAHLKPLPAESHPELAKDFKIFEEILGFVPNSLLTMQRRPKMVEAFGVLTKAVMDPEGEVDLGFKRLIAHFASRAAGCQYCEAHSLIAANIHGVSQEKLDAIWDYQTSPMYSDAERVALDYAMAAGSVPNAVDEELMERMKKHWSENQIVEILGAVCLYGFLNRWNDSMATDLEEPPKQMGERVLAKGGWTGGKHTS; encoded by the coding sequence ATGGCGCACTTGAAACCACTACCTGCAGAAAGTCATCCGGAATTAGCAAAAGACTTTAAGATATTCGAGGAAATACTAGGGTTTGTACCTAATAGTTTATTGACCATGCAGCGTAGACCTAAGATGGTAGAAGCTTTTGGTGTTTTAACCAAGGCTGTGATGGATCCTGAGGGTGAAGTTGATCTAGGTTTCAAGCGTCTTATTGCTCACTTTGCAAGCAGAGCTGCAGGTTGTCAGTATTGTGAAGCGCATTCACTGATAGCCGCAAATATCCACGGTGTTTCCCAGGAAAAACTGGATGCCATATGGGACTACCAAACCAGCCCAATGTACTCCGATGCTGAGCGAGTAGCACTGGACTATGCCATGGCTGCGGGTTCAGTTCCAAACGCAGTTGACGAAGAATTGATGGAGCGCATGAAAAAGCATTGGTCAGAGAATCAAATTGTAGAAATTCTCGGTGCAGTATGTCTCTACGGCTTTTTAAACCGTTGGAATGACTCGATGGCAACCGATCTGGAAGAGCCTCCCAAGCAGATGGGCGAAAGAGTGTTGGCCAAGGGCGGCTGGACCGGTGGCAAACACACTAGTTGA
- a CDS encoding cyanophycinase encodes MPSQGSGKFERGYIIPIGGCLNSVSDRVAEKMRSLCLTAKAKALILNVSEDPQETTLGEILLNNGFVECETHNVQSRQDASSPMTLQHLAGVDLVVIIGERPLQISTLIGGTALAKQLRKLNADGTHVAGLYGAAALLSEHMIAGGDEANIPRQSGVTMAPGLGLTNRFMVDYHFKQQGRLGRLLTALSYNPFTIGVGIDDGTALFISPKDELQVYGGGAATLIDPCNLQYSSMGSAGSGDPISLFGLQMHILAEGARFSVGERDAYDEHWA; translated from the coding sequence ATGCCATCACAAGGTAGCGGTAAGTTTGAACGTGGTTACATTATCCCGATCGGCGGATGCTTAAACTCAGTCAGTGACAGAGTTGCCGAAAAAATGCGCAGTCTATGTCTGACCGCAAAAGCTAAGGCTTTAATTTTAAACGTCAGCGAAGACCCGCAAGAAACAACGCTTGGGGAAATCTTACTCAATAATGGCTTTGTTGAGTGTGAAACTCACAATGTACAAAGTCGCCAGGACGCCTCCAGCCCAATGACATTACAGCATCTTGCCGGTGTTGATTTAGTTGTTATTATTGGGGAACGTCCGCTTCAGATTTCAACATTGATTGGCGGTACCGCTTTAGCTAAGCAGCTTCGCAAACTTAATGCCGATGGAACTCATGTGGCTGGTTTATATGGTGCTGCAGCCCTACTCAGCGAGCATATGATTGCTGGCGGTGATGAAGCTAACATTCCAAGGCAATCAGGCGTTACCATGGCTCCTGGACTCGGACTGACTAATCGCTTTATGGTGGATTACCATTTTAAACAGCAAGGACGTCTCGGCAGGCTTTTAACAGCTTTGTCTTATAACCCATTCACCATCGGGGTAGGAATTGACGACGGTACGGCTTTGTTTATAAGCCCAAAGGATGAGCTACAGGTTTATGGAGGTGGCGCAGCTACCTTAATTGACCCATGCAATTTGCAATACTCATCTATGGGGTCCGCGGGGAGCGGCGATCCGATTTCCCTGTTTGGCCTACAGATGCACATTCTGGCCGAGGGAGCACGGTTTAGTGTTGGTGAGCGTGATGCGTACGACGAACACTGGGCCTGA
- the msrA gene encoding peptide-methionine (S)-S-oxide reductase MsrA translates to MQHHVFNNPITTSADSGLDIATFAMGCFWGAEKLFWQQPGVVMTSVGYAGSDYKDPTYEQVCSGFTGHAEAVQIIYDPELISYKELLKLFWENHDPTQGMRQGNDIGTQYRSVIFTHSQRQNEQAQSSMDEYQKQLSSNGYSTITTEIEPMMDYYLAEEYHQQYLSKNPGGYCGHGGTGVCFINN, encoded by the coding sequence ATGCAGCATCATGTTTTTAATAATCCAATAACCACCAGTGCAGATTCAGGATTGGATATTGCAACTTTTGCCATGGGCTGCTTTTGGGGAGCTGAGAAGCTATTTTGGCAACAACCAGGTGTTGTTATGACTAGTGTTGGCTATGCAGGCTCTGACTACAAGGATCCAACCTATGAGCAAGTCTGTAGTGGCTTTACCGGTCATGCAGAAGCAGTCCAGATCATTTATGACCCAGAACTTATATCCTATAAGGAGTTGTTAAAGCTGTTCTGGGAAAACCATGACCCAACTCAGGGTATGCGTCAGGGAAATGATATTGGAACTCAATACCGTTCAGTTATATTTACTCACTCACAAAGACAAAATGAACAAGCCCAGTCGAGTATGGACGAGTACCAAAAACAACTGAGTTCTAATGGGTATTCAACCATCACCACCGAAATAGAGCCTATGATGGACTATTATTTAGCCGAAGAGTATCACCAGCAATATCTCTCTAAAAATCCAGGCGGTTATTGTGGTCATGGCGGAACTGGCGTTTGCTTTATTAACAATTAA
- the gltX gene encoding glutamate--tRNA ligase, which yields MTVKTRFAPSPTGYLHVGGARTALYCWLYAKKHNGTFVLRIEDTDRERSTDESVQAILDGMEWLHLEHDEGPYYQTKRFDRYKEVIDEMLANGQAYRCYCSKERLDALREEQQANKQNIGYDGHCRGLSEADQDLSKPHVIRFKNPKEGAVVFDDLIKGRISVNNSEIDDLIIARTDGIPTYNFTVVVDDLDMEITHVIRGDDHVNNTPRQINMIKALGRDVPLYAHVPMILGDDGKRLSKRHGAVSVMQYRDDGYLPQALLNYLVRLGWSHGDQEVFSVDEMIEFFDLSDVNRAPSAFNTDKLNWLNQHYMKELPAEEVLNHLQWHLDQQGVDVSNGPDIKLLIPEMAERVKTLKELASAVRYFYHDFEDFDAGAAKKHLRPVAKEPLEVVKGKLEQASDWKAETLHGLVSSTAEELEIGMGKVGMPLRVAVTGAGMSPDLGITLEWIGKERVIKRIDKALSFIAEREAQS from the coding sequence ATGACTGTAAAAACACGTTTTGCTCCAAGTCCCACAGGTTATTTGCACGTTGGCGGTGCCCGCACAGCACTTTATTGCTGGCTATATGCAAAAAAGCATAATGGCACTTTTGTTTTAAGAATCGAGGATACTGACCGTGAACGTTCTACCGATGAATCGGTTCAGGCAATTCTTGATGGAATGGAGTGGTTGCACCTTGAGCATGACGAAGGTCCTTATTATCAGACCAAGCGTTTTGACCGTTATAAAGAAGTCATTGATGAAATGTTGGCCAATGGCCAGGCATATCGTTGCTATTGCTCAAAAGAGCGCCTTGATGCTTTGCGTGAAGAACAGCAGGCCAATAAGCAGAATATTGGTTATGACGGCCATTGCCGTGGATTAAGCGAGGCCGATCAAGACCTGTCGAAACCTCATGTAATCCGTTTTAAAAACCCTAAAGAGGGCGCGGTGGTATTCGATGATTTAATTAAAGGCCGTATATCAGTAAACAATAGTGAAATTGATGATTTGATCATCGCCCGAACTGATGGCATACCGACCTATAACTTTACTGTGGTTGTTGATGATTTGGATATGGAGATTACTCACGTGATTCGTGGTGATGATCACGTCAACAATACACCTCGTCAAATCAACATGATTAAGGCGCTTGGTAGAGATGTCCCCCTATATGCACACGTGCCAATGATCTTAGGTGATGATGGTAAACGTCTATCTAAACGTCATGGTGCTGTCAGTGTCATGCAGTATCGTGATGATGGTTACTTGCCGCAGGCATTGTTGAACTATCTGGTTCGTCTAGGCTGGTCGCACGGTGATCAGGAAGTGTTCTCGGTCGATGAGATGATTGAGTTTTTTGACCTGTCAGATGTCAATCGTGCTCCTTCAGCATTCAACACTGACAAGTTGAATTGGTTAAACCAACATTACATGAAAGAGTTGCCAGCAGAAGAAGTTCTAAATCATTTGCAGTGGCACCTGGATCAGCAAGGTGTTGATGTCAGCAATGGTCCAGACATTAAATTATTGATTCCTGAAATGGCTGAGCGTGTAAAGACGCTTAAAGAATTAGCTTCCGCAGTCCGTTATTTTTACCATGACTTTGAAGACTTCGATGCTGGTGCGGCAAAGAAACATTTACGTCCTGTAGCTAAAGAGCCCTTGGAAGTTGTAAAAGGAAAGCTAGAACAGGCAAGTGACTGGAAAGCTGAGACATTGCATGGTCTGGTCAGCTCCACTGCTGAAGAATTAGAAATCGGTATGGGCAAAGTAGGCATGCCCTTACGTGTGGCGGTAACTGGCGCAGGCATGTCACCTGACTTGGGTATTACTCTTGAGTGGATAGGAAAAGAACGCGTGATTAAACGTATTGATAAAGCCTTGTCGTTTATTGCTGAGCGCGAAGCACAATCCTGA